The Streptomyces sp. DG1A-41 genomic sequence CTCGACGCACGGGTAGGAGCGCAGTCGCTCCACCTGGGCCAGGACGTGGTTCTGCACGGCTTCGGTGACCGTCTTGTCGGCCGGGTCCGCGCACTTGGGCTCGTCGCAGGCGTGCGCGAGCCAGTCACGCACGGCCGGTACGGCGGTGAGGTCGTCGCCCCGCACCACCGCGCCGACGGCACCGCAGTGTGAGTGGCCGCAGACCACGATCTCCTTGACGCCCAGCACTTCCACGGCGTACTCGATGGTGGCCGCCTCCGAGGTGGGATGTCCGAAGGCGTACGGGGGGACGACGTTGCCCGCGGTGCGCAGCTCGAAGAGCTCGCCGGGCCGGGCGCCCGTGATCAGGGCCGGTACGACCCTGGAGTCGGAGCAGGTGATGAACAGGACGTCGGGGGACTGGCCCTCGGCGAGGCGGGCGAACTCCTCAGGGCGCTGTCCGAACATACGGGCGTTGTCGATGAGGGGTTGCATGAGTGTGGTGACTCCTCCTGGCGCGCAGTGGGGGCGCGTCGGACGGGCATGACAGAGGGGGGGATGGAACTGCTTTGTTCCTCAGCAGCGGAAGACCTGAAGCGCTGCCGGAGTGTGCGACGCCGAGGATCTCGACGCGCGTTCGTGCGCGACGCCGGGTGTGACCCGTTCCGGTGCTGTCGGCGGGATGTGCCTCAGCAGCGGCCGCTCGGGCGCCGAGGGCGCCGACTCGGCGCTGTGGAACCGGTCGCGGGTCCGCAGGGGGCCGGTCGGGCCCTCATGGTGTCCGGCGCGGCAGGTCGCGATCTCGTCGCGCAGAGCCTTCCCGGAGAACTTGGTTCCGGGGCGCGAAGACTTGCCGGAGGGTTCAGTTCCAGGCTGAGCCTTGGCCTCGACTTCACGGGGCGTGTGCGCGGATGCGAAGGATGCCGTCGGTGCGAAGAACTGGAGGGCGAGCAGGACGGCGGCGAGGATCGAAACCACGGTCCGTGCCGTCGTACCTCGGCGCATGCGCCCCCCTTCAGTGATTCGCACATCTAGCGATGACCAACACTTAGTCAATGGTCGGTCAAGAAACACGTTAACCCTGCAAAGTCGTTTGCAGGGTTAACTTAACGTTTCAAGCTGAAGAGAGCCTGAAAACCGTAGGCGGATTGGCTTGAATCAGCCCTTGCCCCCACGGGAGTTGGCACGGTATTGGGGTTGTGGTTACCGAGAGTTCGCCAGCTTGGCCGCGTCGCGGGCCAGGGCGGTGAGCCGGGAGATGGCCCGGAAGTACTTCTTGCGGTAGCCGCCGTTCAGCATCTCCTCGCTGAAGAGCTGGTCGAAGGGCAGACCCGAGGCCAGCACGGGCACTTCACGGTCGTAGAGCCGGTCCGCGAGGACGACGAGCCGGAGCGCCGTCGACTGGTCGGGAACCGGCCGCACGCCGGTGAGGCAGACGGCCGTGATTCCGTCGGTCAGGGCGCCGTACCGGCTGGGGTGGACCCGCGCCAGATGGTCCAGGAGGGTCGAGAACGCGTCGAGGGAGGCGCCCTCGGTGGCGTACGCCGCCTTGGTCACCTGTTCGTCGGAGTACGGCGGCGGCGCCTCGGGCAGGCCACGGTGGCGGTAGTCCTCGCCGTCGATGCGCAGGGCGCGGAAGTGGGCCGACAGGCCCTGGATCTCGCGCATGAAATCGGCCGCGGCGAACCGGCCCTCACCGAGCTTGCCGGGCAGGGTGTTGGAGGTGGCGGCGAGCGCGACGCCCGCGTCGACGAGCTTGCCGAGCAGGGTGGAGACCAGGACGGTGTCGCCGGGATCGTCGAGCTCGAACTCGTCGATGCACAGCAGGCGGTGGCCGGAAAGGGTCCGGACGGTCTGCTGGAACCCGAGGGCGCCGACCAGGTTGGTCAGCTCCACGAAGGTGCCGAACGCCTTGCGGGCGGGCTCGGCCGGGGTGGCGTGCCAGAGGGACGCCAGCAGGTGGGTCTTGCCGACGCCGTAACCGCCGTCGAGGTAGACGCCACGCGGGCCGGCCGGGGCCTTCTTCGGCGCCTTGCCGAACCCGAACAGCCGCCGCTTGCCCGAGTCGGCCGTCCCGTCCAGACCCGCCGCGAAGCCCTCCAGAACCCTGACGGCCTCCGTCTGGCTGGGCTGGTTCGGGTCCGGGATGTACGTGCTGAAGCGCACCGAGTCGAACCGCGGCGGCGGCACCATCTCGGCGACCAGCCGATCCGCGGGAACGCGCGGCTCACGGGCGCACAGGGAGAGCGGGGCCGCGTCGGTCATGGGGCCGGTTCCGGAGGGGGCAGGGGGAGAGGACACGGTTCACCATGCTACGGGGCGTGGAACACTGCACGGCATGCGACGTCTGTTCCCTGTGACCGATGAAACAGCAGCTCCGGACCCGGGCGGGATGCCCGGGGAGGGGGGCCGTGACGGGGCCGGACGGGAGTGGAGTCTGGCCGAGCTGGCCGCCGCGTACGCCTATCCCGAGGCGGGGCCCGGCGGGCCGCTGCCCTGGCTGCGCGCCAACATGGTGTCCACGCTGGACGGGGCCGCCCAGCACGACGGCCGCTCGCAGCCCATCTCCAGCGCGACCGACATGCGGATCTTCGGCACCCTGCGGGCGCTGGCGGACGTCGTGGTCGTCGGCGCGCAGACGGTGCGCCAGGAGGGGTACCGGCCGGCACGCGCGCGTGCCGAGTTCGCGCAGACGAGGGAGGCGGCCGGGCAGGGCCCCGCCCCCGCGATCGCGGTCGTCTCCGCCAGCCTGGACCTGGACTTCTCGCTGCCGCTGTTCACCTCGCCCCTGATGCCCACCCTGATCATCACGGGAGCCTCGGCCGCCCAGGACCGGGTCGCCGCCGCCGAGAAGGCGGGCGCCCGGGTGGTCACCGCCGGGGACGGCATCGGCGTGGACCCCGCCCGTGCCGTCCGGGCCCTCGCCGCCCTCGGCCACACCCGGCTGCTGACCGAGGGCGGCCCGCGGCTGCTCGGGCAGCTGGTGGCCGCCGGAGTGCTCGACGAGCTGTGCCTGACCGTCTCCCCGATGCTCACCGCGGGCGGCGCGCAGCGCATCGCCGGGGGGCCCGCCCTCACGGTGCCGCAGCGCTTCAGGCTCGTGTCGATGCTGGAGGAGGACGGCTTCCTGTTCACGCGGTACGCGCGGTCCTGACGTACTGAACCGCGCGGCACGGGGTACAGATGTCGGCGGCCGGGAAGTCGAACCGGTCGGTTGGTCCGGAATCGGGGGCAGTGGTCGCCGCCGGTCCGGTCATCGGTGAAATGTGCCGTTCCGTTTGTTTTCGGAGGGCACACTGGATCCGGCAGTACCCGTGCGAACACGGGGCAGGATGGTTTTCGCAGGGCCCGGCACGGCCCACGGAGGAGTGGGGCCGCAGGCCCCCGGGAGCAGAAGGGGCGCCTGGTGTTCACAAGCGTATTGATGATCGAGAAAGCCCTGACGTCCGCCGACGTGGAGTTCGTCACGACCCTGCACGGGGAGGAGCCGGTCTCCTTCCAGGTGCTGCTCCAGCCGCGCGGCGAGCAGGCGGACCGGTTGCTGCGGGCCATCGACGACATCGCGCTCGGCGAGCTCGACGAGGCCGTGCGCGAGGGGGAGACGCCGGAGGGCGAGGAGGCGCTGAGCGTCGGGCAGCGGGCCCTGGAGGTTTCGCTGGCGGCGTTGCGGGCGTCAGGGAACGAGGCCGAAGGGCGGCTGATCGAGGATCATCCGCTGGACGCGCTGAAATCCCTGGTGGAGGAGGTCGGGGCGGATGAGGTCATCGTGCTGACCGACCCTCACTACGTGGAGGAGTTCTTCCACCGGGACTGGGCGTCGCGGGCTCGGCACAAGGTCGGCGTGCCGGTGCTGAAGCTGTTCTCGCACAGCAAGGCGTAGCCGCCGGCGATGTCAGCATCCGTGAAGGCTTCGGCATAGGCTGTGCCGCTGAACGTTCCGCACACGTACAGGGAGACACGCATGGCACCCGGCCTTCCCACCGCCATGGACCGACCGCACTTCATCGGCATCGGCGGGGCAGGGATGTCGGGGATCGCGAAGATCCTCGCGCAGCGCGGGGCCGTCGTGGCGGGCAGTGACGCCAAGGAGTCGGCGACGGCCGAGGCGCTGCGGGCGCTGGGTGTGACGGTGCACACCGGGCACGCGGCGGAGCACCTGGCCGACGACGCCAGCTGCGTGGTCGTGTCCTCGGCGATCCGCCAGGACAACCCCGAGCTGGCCCGCGCGGCCGAGCTCGGCATCCCCGTCGTCCACCGATCCGACGCGCTCGCCGCCCTGATGGAGGGCCTGCGCCCGATCGCGGTCGCCGGTACGCACGGCAAGACGACCACGACCTCGATGCTGGCGGTGTCGCTGAGCGAGCTCGGCCTGAAGCCGTCGTACGCGATCGGCGGGGACCTGGACGCGCCCGGCTCCAACGCGCTGCACGGCGAGGGCGAGATCTTCGTCGCCGAGGCGGACGAGTCGGACCGCAGCTTCCACAAGTACGTGCCCGAGGTCGCGATCGTCCTCAACGTCGAGCTCGACCACCACGCCAACTACGCGTCGCTGGACGAGATCCACGCGTCGTTCGAGACGTTCGTGGACCGCGTCACCGAGGGCGGCACGCTGGTCATCGCGGCCGATCAGGAGGGTGCGCGGGAGCTGACGCGCCGGGTCGCGGGGCGCGGCGTGCGGGTGGTGACCTACGGCGAGTCGCAGGACGCCGGCGTGCGCATCGTGTCGGTCGTGCCGCAGGGCCTGAAAAGCGAGGTCACCGTGGTGCTGGAGGGCAAGGAGCTGACCTTCACGGTCTCCGTGCCCGGCCGCCACTACGCGCACAACGCGGTGGCCGCGCTCGCGGCGGGCGTGGCGCTCGGCGTCCCCGCCGAGGAACTGGCCCCGGCGCTGGCGGCGTACACGGGCGTGAAGCGGCGGCTCCAGCTGAAGGGCGAGGCCGCGGGCGTGCAGGTCATCGACTCCTACGCGCACCACCCCACCGAGATGACCGCCGACCTGGAGGCCATGCGCGCGGCTGGGGGCGACGCCCGGATCCTGGTCGTCTTCCAGCCGCACCTCTTCTCGCGGACGCAGGAGCTGGGCAAGGAGATGGGCCAGTCCCTGGCCGTGGCGGACGCCTCGGTCGTGCTGGACATCTACCCGGCCCGTGAGGACCCGATCCCCGGCGTGACCAGCGAGCTGATCATCGAGGCGGCCCGGGCGGCGGGCGCGGACGTGACGCCGGTGCACGACAAGGCGGACGTCCCCTCCGTGGTCGCGGGAATGGCGAAGCCGGGCGATCTCGTTCTCACCATGGGGGCGGGCGACGTCACCGACCTCGGCCCGCGCATCCTGGACCGTCTGTCGAACTGAGGGGCTGGAGGCTCATGCCGTACGACGTCGAGAAGCCGGACGAGCAGTGGCGCGCGGAGCTGACCCCGGGCGAGTACGCGGTCCTGCGCCAGGCGGCCACGGAGCCCGCCTTCACCGGTGAGTACACCGACACCAAGACGCGGGGCGTCTACTCCTGCCGCGCCTGCGGAGCGGAGCTGTTCACCTCGGACACGAAGTTCGAGTCCCACTGCGGCTGGCCGTCCTTCTTCGATCCCAAGGACACCGACGCGGTGGAACTGATCGAGGACCGTTCCCACGGCATGGTCCGCACGGAGGTGCGCTGCTCCCGCTGCGGTTCCCATCTCGGGCATGTGTTCGAGGGTGAGGGGTATCCGACGCCCACGAACCAGCGGTACTGCATCAACAGCATCGCGCTGCGGCTGGCGCCCGAGGAGGCCTGAGCCGCTCGCCGATGAATCGGTGAACCACGGGGCCGTTGACTTACGGCTGAGTGAGCCAGAAGATGTCCGGGGTGACCTCCTCCACGCGCACCTCCGCAGTCCCCGCCGGCCTCCCCGCCGACCTCGACGAGGCCGCCCACCGCTGTCTCGTCGCGGGGTTCGACGGGACGACGGCCGTTCCGGACGAGCTCAAGCGGCTCGTCGACCGGGGGCTCGGCGGGGTCATCCTGTTCACCCGCAACGTGCGGGACGCGGAGCAGGTGCGGCGGCTCGCCGACGAGCTGCGGGCCCTCCGGCCCGACCTGCTCGTGGGGATCGACAACGAGGGCGGCGGGATCGGGCACCTGGTGGGTGCCGGCGCTCCCGAGGTGCCCGGGTCGTTCGCGCTCGGTGTCGCCGACGACCCCGGACTGACCGCCCGCTGTGCCGACGCCCTGGCCGGGCATCTGGCCTCGCTCGGCATCACGGTCTCCTACGCCCCGGTCGCCGACCTCCAGCATCATCCGCGCAACCCGATCGTGCGCACCCGCTCCTTCGGTGCCGAACCCGCGCTCGCCGCCCGGCACCTGCGGGCCTGGATCGCCGCCACCGAGGCGCGTGGCATCGCCTCCTGCGCCAAGCACTTCCCCGGGCACGGCGGCACCGAGACCGACAGCCATCACGGCATCGCCGTCGATCCGCGGCCGTACGACGAACTGCGGGCCGACCTCGAACCGTTCCGGGCGGCCGTCGACGCGGGCGTGCCGATGATCATGAGCGCGCATGTCGTGTTCCCGGCGCTGGACCCCGAGCGGCCCGCCACCCTGAGCCGCCGCATCCTGGGCGATCTGCTCCGCCACGAGCTGGACTTCGACGGGGTGCTGGTCAGTGACGCGCTGGAGATGAGGGCGATCGCCGACCGCTACGGCGAGGCCGCCGGAGCGCGGATCGCCCTCGCGGCCGGTGCCGACCAGGTCATCGTGGCCGTGCCGGACCTTCAGGTCACCCTGGCCTGCCGGGACGCGGTGCTCGGCGCGCTGAGCTCGGCCGTGCTGTCAGAGGAGCGGCTGCGGGAGGCCGCCGGGCGGGTGCGGCGGCTCGCCGGGCGGTACGCGGTTCCGGTCGGGGCGGTCGACAGCTGGGAAGCGGGGGCCGGGCTGGAGGCGGCCCGCCGGGCCGTCCGCAGCCGTCCGGTGCCGCCGGTCGTGCGTGGTGCCCACGTCGTCGACCTGTTCCCGCCGCCGCACCCCGCGCTCAACTGGGGCGGCGAGGACCTGCTGACGCAGGTGCGCGCCGTCGATCCCACGGCCACGGGGACGGCGGTCACCGGGGAGCCGGCGGATCCGGCCGCCGTCGTGGACGGGATCGTGCGCGCGTCCGGTGCGGCGCCGCTGGTCGTCGCCACCTGCGACGCCGGGCTGCACCCCTGGCAGGAACGGCTGCGCGCCGCCCTGCTGGCCCGACGGCCCGATGCCGTACGGGTCGACACCGGGCTGCCGGAGGGCGGCGCGCTGTGCTCCTACGGACGGGGGCGGGCGAACCTGCGGGCCGTCGCCGAGGTGCTGGCGGGCGGCTGAGCCCGTAGGGGGTGGGTGCCGGGCGTCGCAAGGGCAGGCGGGACTTTGCGGGCGCCCCCTACGGCACTCGTACGGCCTCCTTGATGCCGCGCGCCGCCAGGTACGCGGCGTCGTCCGCACGGGCCGCCAGGACCACCGCCGGGCGGACGCCCTCCGTGCGCAGGGCCATCCAGGCGTCGAAGTACGCGCCTTGCGGGCCGGACACGGAACGCGTGGACGGCGTGCAGTCCAGGACCAGGGCCGTGTCGCGGGGGTGGGCCGGGTGGTGCCCGGCGCGGACCTCGGCGACCGTTTCGGCGAGGGCGGTCGCGATCGGCTTGGCGCCGCCCCGCGCGTCGAACAGGCCCAGGGTGTACTCCAGTTCCGGATAGTCGGCCAGCGAGCGGTCCACGTCGTGGGAGCACCACCACGTCACGCCCCACAGGCCCTCGCACCCGGCCGCGTTCCGTACGGTCGCCCGGGCGAACTCGGGCGCGTCCGCCGCCGGGATGTGCGGTTCCGGGGCGCCCGTCTCCTGGACCCAGACCGGGCGGGCCGGGTCCTCGGCGTAGGCCTTGGCGAGTTCCGTGCCGTACTCGGCGAGATGCAGCACCTGCGGTGAGCGGGGACCGTAGCGGCGGGCGCAGTCGCCGGAGAACACCCAGGGGTGGACGGTGGTGACGTCGCCCTTGCGGGCCGAGGCCTCGGGGGTGAAGGGGTGGTCGTCGCCGTACCAGGCCGCGTCGTAGGCGGAGTGGGTCGCGAGCCTGCCGGGGGCAGGTGCTCGCGAGCGGCGGCCAGCAGGGTGTCCAGGTAGTGGTCCACCTCGTCCGGGGTCACGGGGTTGTGCTCGACCAGGTTGTTGAGCTCGTTGCCGAGCTGGAGACCGATGAGGTTGGGGCGGCCGGCGAGGGCGCGGCCCAGGGTCCGCAGCAGCTCGGCCTGGGCGGCGACGGCCTCCGGGTCGGTGAAGACGTTGCGGTGGTGCCAGCTGCGGGTCCACTCCGGGTAGAAGTCGAAGCTGGACAGATGGCCCTGCACGCCGTCCACCAGGACGTCGAGACCCGCCTCGGCCGCCAGGTCGACCAGGTGCGCCAGCTGGTCCACGGCGGAGGTGCGGATGAGTGTGCGGTTGGGCTGGAGGAGCGGCCAGAGGTGGAAGACCCGGACGTGGTCGAGGCCGAGCGCGGCGATCTGGTCCAGGTCCTCGCGGGCGTGCGCCGGATCGAAGTCGTGCCAGGAGTGGAACCAGCCGCGGCGGGGCGTGTAGTTGACGCCGAAGCGGAGCATAGGGATGGGATCCTCCTCGCGTCGAGGCTTGCCCTGTGTGAATGCATCAATCACCATAGTCGGCGATGGATAATGAATTGAACCAGGAGCGTCAAGGCCCCTCGTCCCTGGTGGTCGGTCTCGACGCGGGCGGCACACGGACCCGGGCTGTCCTGGCGACCGCCGACGACGGGCGTCCGGTGGGCGAGGGCGCCGCCGGGCCGGGCAACGCCCTGACCGTGCCGGTGCCGCAGCTCACCGAGCACCTCGTCGAGGCCGTCGGGCGGGCCGTGCCGGTGCCGGTCCGTGACCGGGTCGTGGCCGTGGCCGGCGGGTTCGCGGGCGCGACCGGCGCCGCCGCCGACGAGCCGGGGTGGCGCAACGCCCTGACCGCCCTCACCGCCGCCCTGCGCCGGCTGGGCATCGACGCCGGCCCGCCTGTCATCGTCAGCGACATCGAGGCGGCCTTCGCCTCCACCGCGGGCGCCCCGGCCGACGGCCTCGCCCTCGTGGCCGGCACGGGCGCGGTCGCCATGCGCATCACCGAGCGGCGCGGCACCGCCACCGTGGACGGCGACGGCTGGCTCCTCGGCGACGACGGCAGCGGCTTCTGGATCGGCCGCGCGGCGGTGCGGGCCGCCTTGCGCATGGCCGACGGCAGGGGCGCGCCGACCGTGCTGGCCGAGGCGGTGGGCCTGGAACTCGGGGTGCCGGGCGACGCGCTGCCCGGCGGGGGCGTGGCCGGTGGAGCGGTGCGGAGACTGTCCCCCGACGTGGTCCCAGGCACCGCGGAGGGCACGTCGCGTGACGGGCGGCACGAGGCGGTGCCGCCGATGACCGGGCCGACCACCACGGGCGGGCGGCTGTCCGGCCCGGGGCAGACCGGCGCGGGTGGGCGGACGGCTGGTCCGGGGCAGTCGGGACAGGCCGGCGCGGACTGGCGTGTGGCTGGTCCGGGACAGCCTGGAGGGGCTGGGGCCGTGGGCGGGCGGCGGGGCGGTGCGGCACAGGCTGGAGGGGCCGGGGGCGCGGGTGGGCCGTCGGCTGGTGCGGCAGAGACCGGCGCGGGTGGACGGACGGCTGGTCCGGGGCAGTCCGAAGGGGCTGGGGCCGGCGCCGCGGGTGGGCGGTCGGCCGGTGCGGCACAGGCCTGCGTGGGTGGGCGGCCGGCCGGCTCGGCACAGACCGGAGGGCGCGGGGTCGCTGCCGGCGGCGTGGCCGGTTCTCCGGCCGTCGGTCGGCGCCCCCTCCCGCCCTGCGACGACACCCCCTGGTCCCGCCCCCACCGCGAGGCCTACCGCAGGCACCTGCTCCCCGCCGTCATGGCCGAGCCCCCCGTCCGCCTGGCACGGCTCGCGCCGCTGGTCGTCGCGGCGGCCCGGGACGCCGAGGACCCGGTCGCCCTGGCGATCCTCGACGAGGCGGCTGACCAACTCGCGGAAACGGTACGGGCATTGGAGCCGAGCCCGGGGGAGCGGGTGGTCGCCACCGGCGGACTGCTCGGCCCCGACGGCCCCCTCACCGACCGCCTCGAAGCCCGCCTCCACGCCCTCGGCCTCACCCTCGACTGGGTCCCCGACGGCTGCCGGGGCGCCGTCGCCCTGGCCCGCCTCGCCCACGGCGGCCGTACGTGACCGCCACCCGGCAGGGCACGCCCGTGTACCGCGACCCCACCGCCCCGGTCGACGCTCGCGTCCGCGACCTGCTCTCCCGTATGACCCTGCGCGAGAAGGCCGGCCAGCTCAACCAGCGGATGTACGGCTGGGACGCCTACCGCCGCACCCCCGACGGCGGCTTCGAGCTCACCGACGCCCTGTACGCCGAGACCGAGCGCTTCGCCGGACTCGGCGCGCTGTACGGGCTGCTGCGCGCCGACGCCTGGTCCGGGGTGGACCACGCCACCGGATCCGGTGCCGGGGACGGCGCCGAACTGGCCCACCTCGTCCAGCGCCACGTCCTCGAGCGCAGCCGGCTCGGCATCCCGGCCCTGTTCGTCGAGGAGGTGCCGCACGGGCACATGGCCCTCGACGGCACGGTCCTGCCCGTCAACCTGGCCGTCGGCGCCACCTGGGACCCCGGGCTGTACGAGCGGGCCGCCGCGCACGCCGCCGCCGAACTGCGCGCCCGTGGCGGGCATGTCGCCCTGGTCTCGGCGCTGGACATCGCCCGCGACCCGCGCTGGGGGCGGACGGAGGAGTGCTTCGGCGAGGACCCGTACCTGGCCGCCCGGCTGACGGAGGCGTTGGTGCGCGGCATGCAGGGCGCACCCGCCGAGCACTTCCCCGCCGACAAGGCACCCGTCGTCCTCAAGCACTTCGCCGGGCAGGGCGCGACCGTCGGGGGTCGCAACTCCGCCGAGTCCGAGCTCGGACTCCGGGAGCTGCACGAGATCCACCTCCCGGCCGCCCGTGCCGGGATCCGTGCCGGGGCCGCCGCCGTCATGGCCGCGTACAACGAGGTGGACGGCCTGCCCTGCTCCGGGAACCGCGCCCTGCTCCACGAACTGCTCCGAGAACGCTGGGGTTTCCAGGGTCTCGTCATGGCGGACGGACTGGCCGTGGACCGGCTGGCCCGGATCACCGGGGACAAGGTCTCCGCGGGAGCGCTCGCGCTCGAATCCGGTGTGGATCTGAGCCTGTGGGACGAGGGCTTCACGCATCTGGAGGCGGCGGTCGAGCGGGGGCTGGTGAATGAGGCGGCTCTCGACAAGGCTGTCTCGCGCGTCCTGCGGTTGAAATTCCGCCTGGGACTGTTCGAACAGCCCTACCGCACCTGCCCGTTGCCGTCCCCGGCCGTCGGACGCGACCTGAGCACCGCCCTCGCCCGCGCCGGCGTCACCCTCCTCCACAACGACCACGGTGTGCTGCCCATATCCCCGGCGGCCGTCTCCCGTATGGCCGTCCTGGGCCCGCACGCCGACACCGTCGCCCACCAACTGGGCGACTACACCGCCCCGCAACGGCCCGGCACCGGCACCAGCGTCCTCGACGGGCTGCGGAAGCTCGCCCCGGCCGGCGTCGACATACGCCACGCCCGGGGCTGTGCCCTCACCGGCGGCGATCTGTCGGGCATCCCCGAGGCGATCGCCCAGGCCGCCGCCTGTGATGTCGCCGTGCTGGTGCTGGGCGGCAGCAGCGCACGTTCCGCCGGGACCGCGTTCGACGCCAACGGGGCCGCGCGCACCGCCGTGTCCGAGATGACCTGCGGCGAGGGAGTCGATCTGGCCGGACTGCGGCTGGGCGACGCGCAGTACGCGCTCCTGGAGGCCGTGGTCGCGACGGGGACGCCGACAGTGGTCGTGCTGGTCCAGGGCCGCCCGCACGTCGTGCCCGGCACGGCGGCCGCGCTGCTCACCGCCTGGTACCCCGGGCCGTGGGGCGGTGAGGCGATCGCCGAAGTGCTGCTCGGCCTCGCCGAGCCCGTCGGCCGGCTGCCGGTCTCCGTGCCCCGCTCCGCGACCCAGCTCCCCGTCTACTACAACCACAAGGACACCGAGTACGGAGGTTACGTGGACGACAGCGCCGAGCCGCTCCACTCCTTCG encodes the following:
- a CDS encoding glycoside hydrolase family 3 N-terminal domain-containing protein encodes the protein MTLREKAGQLNQRMYGWDAYRRTPDGGFELTDALYAETERFAGLGALYGLLRADAWSGVDHATGSGAGDGAELAHLVQRHVLERSRLGIPALFVEEVPHGHMALDGTVLPVNLAVGATWDPGLYERAAAHAAAELRARGGHVALVSALDIARDPRWGRTEECFGEDPYLAARLTEALVRGMQGAPAEHFPADKAPVVLKHFAGQGATVGGRNSAESELGLRELHEIHLPAARAGIRAGAAAVMAAYNEVDGLPCSGNRALLHELLRERWGFQGLVMADGLAVDRLARITGDKVSAGALALESGVDLSLWDEGFTHLEAAVERGLVNEAALDKAVSRVLRLKFRLGLFEQPYRTCPLPSPAVGRDLSTALARAGVTLLHNDHGVLPISPAAVSRMAVLGPHADTVAHQLGDYTAPQRPGTGTSVLDGLRKLAPAGVDIRHARGCALTGGDLSGIPEAIAQAAACDVAVLVLGGSSARSAGTAFDANGAARTAVSEMTCGEGVDLAGLRLGDAQYALLEAVVATGTPTVVVLVQGRPHVVPGTAAALLTAWYPGPWGGEAIAEVLLGLAEPVGRLPVSVPRSATQLPVYYNHKDTEYGGYVDDSAEPLHSFGHGLSYTSFAYGPPRLSGHTVEADITNTGRRHGRSVAQLYLRRLRTPVWPRTLELHGFQAVDLAPGETRTVAFPLGADFRTAVPPGTVVEFRVAASARAALTAVPTQSFTAPEETPL
- a CDS encoding glycoside hydrolase family 3 N-terminal domain-containing protein, which produces MSGVTSSTRTSAVPAGLPADLDEAAHRCLVAGFDGTTAVPDELKRLVDRGLGGVILFTRNVRDAEQVRRLADELRALRPDLLVGIDNEGGGIGHLVGAGAPEVPGSFALGVADDPGLTARCADALAGHLASLGITVSYAPVADLQHHPRNPIVRTRSFGAEPALAARHLRAWIAATEARGIASCAKHFPGHGGTETDSHHGIAVDPRPYDELRADLEPFRAAVDAGVPMIMSAHVVFPALDPERPATLSRRILGDLLRHELDFDGVLVSDALEMRAIADRYGEAAGARIALAAGADQVIVAVPDLQVTLACRDAVLGALSSAVLSEERLREAAGRVRRLAGRYAVPVGAVDSWEAGAGLEAARRAVRSRPVPPVVRGAHVVDLFPPPHPALNWGGEDLLTQVRAVDPTATGTAVTGEPADPAAVVDGIVRASGAAPLVVATCDAGLHPWQERLRAALLARRPDAVRVDTGLPEGGALCSYGRGRANLRAVAEVLAGG
- a CDS encoding carbonic anhydrase; the encoded protein is MQPLIDNARMFGQRPEEFARLAEGQSPDVLFITCSDSRVVPALITGARPGELFELRTAGNVVPPYAFGHPTSEAATIEYAVEVLGVKEIVVCGHSHCGAVGAVVRGDDLTAVPAVRDWLAHACDEPKCADPADKTVTEAVQNHVLAQVERLRSYPCVESRLTDGRLRLHAWFYEVHTGVVRQHRTETDTFETL
- the murC gene encoding UDP-N-acetylmuramate--L-alanine ligase; protein product: MAPGLPTAMDRPHFIGIGGAGMSGIAKILAQRGAVVAGSDAKESATAEALRALGVTVHTGHAAEHLADDASCVVVSSAIRQDNPELARAAELGIPVVHRSDALAALMEGLRPIAVAGTHGKTTTTSMLAVSLSELGLKPSYAIGGDLDAPGSNALHGEGEIFVAEADESDRSFHKYVPEVAIVLNVELDHHANYASLDEIHASFETFVDRVTEGGTLVIAADQEGARELTRRVAGRGVRVVTYGESQDAGVRIVSVVPQGLKSEVTVVLEGKELTFTVSVPGRHYAHNAVAALAAGVALGVPAEELAPALAAYTGVKRRLQLKGEAAGVQVIDSYAHHPTEMTADLEAMRAAGGDARILVVFQPHLFSRTQELGKEMGQSLAVADASVVLDIYPAREDPIPGVTSELIIEAARAAGADVTPVHDKADVPSVVAGMAKPGDLVLTMGAGDVTDLGPRILDRLSN
- the zapE gene encoding cell division protein ZapE; translation: MTDAAPLSLCAREPRVPADRLVAEMVPPPRFDSVRFSTYIPDPNQPSQTEAVRVLEGFAAGLDGTADSGKRRLFGFGKAPKKAPAGPRGVYLDGGYGVGKTHLLASLWHATPAEPARKAFGTFVELTNLVGALGFQQTVRTLSGHRLLCIDEFELDDPGDTVLVSTLLGKLVDAGVALAATSNTLPGKLGEGRFAAADFMREIQGLSAHFRALRIDGEDYRHRGLPEAPPPYSDEQVTKAAYATEGASLDAFSTLLDHLARVHPSRYGALTDGITAVCLTGVRPVPDQSTALRLVVLADRLYDREVPVLASGLPFDQLFSEEMLNGGYRKKYFRAISRLTALARDAAKLANSR
- a CDS encoding BadF/BadG/BcrA/BcrD ATPase family protein; its protein translation is MDNELNQERQGPSSLVVGLDAGGTRTRAVLATADDGRPVGEGAAGPGNALTVPVPQLTEHLVEAVGRAVPVPVRDRVVAVAGGFAGATGAAADEPGWRNALTALTAALRRLGIDAGPPVIVSDIEAAFASTAGAPADGLALVAGTGAVAMRITERRGTATVDGDGWLLGDDGSGFWIGRAAVRAALRMADGRGAPTVLAEAVGLELGVPGDALPGGGVAGGAVRRLSPDVVPGTAEGTSRDGRHEAVPPMTGPTTTGGRLSGPGQTGAGGRTAGPGQSGQAGADWRVAGPGQPGGAGAVGGRRGGAAQAGGAGGAGGPSAGAAETGAGGRTAGPGQSEGAGAGAAGGRSAGAAQACVGGRPAGSAQTGGRGVAAGGVAGSPAVGRRPLPPCDDTPWSRPHREAYRRHLLPAVMAEPPVRLARLAPLVVAAARDAEDPVALAILDEAADQLAETVRALEPSPGERVVATGGLLGPDGPLTDRLEARLHALGLTLDWVPDGCRGAVALARLAHGGRT
- the msrB gene encoding peptide-methionine (R)-S-oxide reductase MsrB, coding for MPYDVEKPDEQWRAELTPGEYAVLRQAATEPAFTGEYTDTKTRGVYSCRACGAELFTSDTKFESHCGWPSFFDPKDTDAVELIEDRSHGMVRTEVRCSRCGSHLGHVFEGEGYPTPTNQRYCINSIALRLAPEEA
- a CDS encoding indole-3-glycerol phosphate synthase is translated as MFTSVLMIEKALTSADVEFVTTLHGEEPVSFQVLLQPRGEQADRLLRAIDDIALGELDEAVREGETPEGEEALSVGQRALEVSLAALRASGNEAEGRLIEDHPLDALKSLVEEVGADEVIVLTDPHYVEEFFHRDWASRARHKVGVPVLKLFSHSKA
- a CDS encoding pyrimidine reductase family protein; this encodes MRRLFPVTDETAAPDPGGMPGEGGRDGAGREWSLAELAAAYAYPEAGPGGPLPWLRANMVSTLDGAAQHDGRSQPISSATDMRIFGTLRALADVVVVGAQTVRQEGYRPARARAEFAQTREAAGQGPAPAIAVVSASLDLDFSLPLFTSPLMPTLIITGASAAQDRVAAAEKAGARVVTAGDGIGVDPARAVRALAALGHTRLLTEGGPRLLGQLVAAGVLDELCLTVSPMLTAGGAQRIAGGPALTVPQRFRLVSMLEEDGFLFTRYARS